One window of the Magnolia sinica isolate HGM2019 chromosome 19, MsV1, whole genome shotgun sequence genome contains the following:
- the LOC131234322 gene encoding aureusidin synthase-like isoform X3, translating to MGSKLWFSTVLLAFVLVTLGFSATLLLHGSHIEGELRGLDEEKSPAVYISAAFEWLRSTVFGVNGGWFSSSSEPNKTKTILVVANISSCHKSLTDADRPVYCCPPKPKSEESVIDFQFPSPSSPMRIRRPTYLVDEEYIAKYEKAVSIMKQLSYDDPRSFNRQANMHCIYCTGAYNQENSTSIFKIHNSWLFFPWHRAMIYFHEQMLAKFMGDDTFALPYWNWDNPAGMVFPSMYLNGSFIDKDRNPIHLPPHVADISYHEKESGLGPEDQISSNLAFMYTQMVSGAKKPELFMGCKYKAGKEGYCKSPGTIEIAPHDTLHSWAGSDITPEGEDMGAFYSAARDPVFYAHHANIDRLWNVWKGLRGNRLEFEDPEWLDSYFYFYDENAQLVRIKIRDTLDMTKFRYTYQEVDLPWLNARPKPSISPKIARNILKMRETQNGLQLPSHTFSPDFGPEGRTLDTTIRTKVHRPKIHRSKKEKEEEEEVLVVYGIDVKKDTYVKFDVFVNVVDETTTGPESREFAGTYVNMRSGVRLVRNEGDSTVNGKSTLKLGISEVVEDLEADEDEYIWVTLVPRGGTGVNTTIDGIQIEYMR from the coding sequence GGAATTAAGAGGCTTGGATGAAGAGAAGAGCCCTGCAGTCTACATATCTGCAGCATTTGAATGGCTCAGGAGCACCGTGTTTGGTGTGAATGGAGGATGGTTTTCAAGCAGCAGTGAGCCTAATAAAACAAAAACCATTCTCGTGGTTGCTAACATAAGCAGCTGTCACAAGTCCCTTACAGATGCCGATAGGCCAGTCTACTGTTGCCCTCCCAAACCAAAATCGGAGGAGTCCGTCATAGATTTCCAGTTCCCAAGCCCTTCCTCACCGATGCGTATCCGTCGGCCAACCtaccttgttgatgaagagtatATTGCCAAGTACGAGAAGGCCGTCTCAATCATGAAGCAACTCAGCTATGATGACCCACGTAGCTTTAACCGCCAAGCAAACATGCACTGCATCTATTGCACCGGAGCCTATAACCAAGAAAATTCAACCTCCATTTTCAAGATACACAATTCATGGCTATTCTTCCCATGGCATCGCGCCATGATCTACTTCCATGAGCAGATGCTTGCGAAATTCATGGGAGACGACACCTTTGCGCTGCCTTACTGGAATTGGGATAACCCTGCAGGCATGGTTTTCCCCAGTATGTACTTGAATGGGTCTTTCATTGATAAGGACCGGAATCCCATCCACCTCCCACCTCATGTCGCCGACATCAGCTACCATGAAAAGGAGAGTGGGCTTGGGCCTGAGGACCAAATATCCTCCAACCTTGCATTCATGTATACTCAAATGGTTTCTGGTGCAAAGAAGCCCGAGCTCTTCATGGGATGCAAGTACAAAGCCGGTAAGGAGGGCTACTGCAAGTCGCCAGGAACAATAGAGATTGCTCCCCATGACACGTTGCACTCATGGGCTGGGAGCGATATAACGCCTGAGGGGGAGGACATGGGTGCGTTCTACTCGGCTGCACGTGACCCTGTCTTCTATGCTCATCACGCAAACATTGATCGCCTGTGGAATGTCTGGAAGGGGCTAAGAGGGAACCGCCTTGAGTTTGAAGATCCTGAGTGGCTCGACTCTTACTTCTACTTCTATGATGAGAACGCCCAACTTGTCAGGATCaagatacgggataccttggacATGACTAAATTCAGGTATACTTACCAGGAGGTGGACCTTCCTTGGCTCAATGCACgccccaaaccatccatttctccCAAAATCGCACGCAACatattgaaaatgagagagacccAGAACGGATTGCAACTGCCGAGTCACACCTTTTCTCCGGACTTTGGCCCAGAGGGTCGCACCCTCGACACTACCATAAGGACCAAGGTCCATAGGCCTAAGATTCACAGAAgcaaaaaagagaaagaggaagaagaagaggtgtTAGTCGTGTATGGGATTGATGTTAAGAAGGACACATATGTGAAGTTTGATGTCTTTGTCAATGTGGTTGATGAAACCACCACAGGACCTGAGTCTCGAGAGTTTGCAGGGACCTATGTTAACATGCGCAGTGGTGTAAGGTTAGTGAGGAATGAGGGAGATTCGACAGTGAACGGAAAGAGCACTCTTAAGTTAGGGATTTCAGAAGTGGTGGAAGATTTAGAGGCAGATGAAGATGAGTACATCTGGGTTACTTTGGTGCCGAGAGGTGGGACTGGAGTAAATACAACCATTGATGGGATTCAGATTGAATATATGAGGTAA
- the LOC131234322 gene encoding aureusidin synthase-like isoform X4, translating into MGSKLWFSTVLLAFIFVTLAFSATFLLHGSHIEGELRGLDEEKSPAVYISAAFEWLRSTVFGVNGGWFSSSSEPNKTKTILVVANISSCHKSLTDADRPVYCCPPKPKSEESVIDFQFPSPSSPMRIRRPTYLVDEEYIAKYEKAVSIMKQLSYDDPRSFNRQANMHCIYCTGAYNQENSTSIFKIHNSWLFFPWHRAMIYFHEQMLAKFMGDDTFALPYWNWDNPAGMVFPSMYLNGSFIDKDRNPIHLPPHVADISYHEKESGLGPEDQISSNLAFMYTQMVSGAKKPELFMGCKYKAGKEGYCKSPGTIEIAPHDTLHSWAGSDITPEGEDMGAFYSAARDPVFYAHHANIDRLWNVWKGLRGNRLEFEDPEWLDSYFYFYDENAQLVRIKIRDTLDMTKFRYTYQEVDLPWLNARPKPSISPKIARNILKMRETQNGLQLPSHTFSPDFGPEGRTLDTTIRTKVHRPKIHRSKKEKEEEEEVLVVYGIDVKKDTYVKFDVFVNVVDETTTGPESREFAGTYVNMRSGVRLVRNEGDSTVNGKSTLKLGISEVVEDLEADEDEYIWVTLVPRGGTGVNTTIDGIQIEYMR; encoded by the exons ATGGGATCCAAGCTGTGGTTCTCAACGGTCCTGCTCGCTTTCATTTTTGTCACGCTTGCCTTCTCTGCAACTTTTCTCCTTCACGGCTCCCATATAGAGGG GGAATTAAGAGGCTTGGATGAAGAGAAGAGCCCTGCAGTCTACATATCTGCAGCATTTGAATGGCTCAGGAGCACCGTGTTTGGTGTGAATGGAGGATGGTTTTCAAGCAGCAGTGAGCCTAATAAAACAAAAACCATTCTCGTGGTTGCTAACATAAGCAGCTGTCACAAGTCCCTTACAGATGCCGATAGGCCAGTCTACTGTTGCCCTCCCAAACCAAAATCGGAGGAGTCCGTCATAGATTTCCAGTTCCCAAGCCCTTCCTCACCGATGCGTATCCGTCGGCCAACCtaccttgttgatgaagagtatATTGCCAAGTACGAGAAGGCCGTCTCAATCATGAAGCAACTCAGCTATGATGACCCACGTAGCTTTAACCGCCAAGCAAACATGCACTGCATCTATTGCACCGGAGCCTATAACCAAGAAAATTCAACCTCCATTTTCAAGATACACAATTCATGGCTATTCTTCCCATGGCATCGCGCCATGATCTACTTCCATGAGCAGATGCTTGCGAAATTCATGGGAGACGACACCTTTGCGCTGCCTTACTGGAATTGGGATAACCCTGCAGGCATGGTTTTCCCCAGTATGTACTTGAATGGGTCTTTCATTGATAAGGACCGGAATCCCATCCACCTCCCACCTCATGTCGCCGACATCAGCTACCATGAAAAGGAGAGTGGGCTTGGGCCTGAGGACCAAATATCCTCCAACCTTGCATTCATGTATACTCAAATGGTTTCTGGTGCAAAGAAGCCCGAGCTCTTCATGGGATGCAAGTACAAAGCCGGTAAGGAGGGCTACTGCAAGTCGCCAGGAACAATAGAGATTGCTCCCCATGACACGTTGCACTCATGGGCTGGGAGCGATATAACGCCTGAGGGGGAGGACATGGGTGCGTTCTACTCGGCTGCACGTGACCCTGTCTTCTATGCTCATCACGCAAACATTGATCGCCTGTGGAATGTCTGGAAGGGGCTAAGAGGGAACCGCCTTGAGTTTGAAGATCCTGAGTGGCTCGACTCTTACTTCTACTTCTATGATGAGAACGCCCAACTTGTCAGGATCaagatacgggataccttggacATGACTAAATTCAGGTATACTTACCAGGAGGTGGACCTTCCTTGGCTCAATGCACgccccaaaccatccatttctccCAAAATCGCACGCAACatattgaaaatgagagagacccAGAACGGATTGCAACTGCCGAGTCACACCTTTTCTCCGGACTTTGGCCCAGAGGGTCGCACCCTCGACACTACCATAAGGACCAAGGTCCATAGGCCTAAGATTCACAGAAgcaaaaaagagaaagaggaagaagaagaggtgtTAGTCGTGTATGGGATTGATGTTAAGAAGGACACATATGTGAAGTTTGATGTCTTTGTCAATGTGGTTGATGAAACCACCACAGGACCTGAGTCTCGAGAGTTTGCAGGGACCTATGTTAACATGCGCAGTGGTGTAAGGTTAGTGAGGAATGAGGGAGATTCGACAGTGAACGGAAAGAGCACTCTTAAGTTAGGGATTTCAGAAGTGGTGGAAGATTTAGAGGCAGATGAAGATGAGTACATCTGGGTTACTTTGGTGCCGAGAGGTGGGACTGGAGTAAATACAACCATTGATGGGATTCAGATTGAATATATGAGGTAA